A single genomic interval of Stieleria maiorica harbors:
- a CDS encoding ABC transporter ATP-binding protein, whose translation MPVVQLNAVSLHYDRDKVLDEISFSVSEGEYVVILGASGCGKTSLLRMIAGLVSPSSGTIFLAGRDATRIAPRHRDVALVPQHDGLYPHLSIGRSIGMAIRDRVTRSEQRLRILDAAQKVGLEAYLDRLPEQLSGGQLRRAAVAKAIARRAAVRLLDEPLSAIDANLRFQIEKDLVSLHHQSSGVTLHVTHDGAEAMRLATRVAVVENGKIAQVDTPDRLRANPATPGVAAALGRSELITVPVRRVDDAWIGGDGQRVSGPEAPVGASATLAYFEEHLVDQSGDAASASSTRWLDRQRNATVDHDRLLWFLP comes from the coding sequence ATGCCGGTCGTCCAGTTAAACGCCGTTTCCCTGCATTACGACCGCGATAAGGTCTTGGACGAAATCAGTTTTTCCGTCTCCGAGGGCGAATACGTCGTGATTTTAGGGGCCAGTGGGTGCGGAAAAACTTCCTTACTGAGAATGATCGCCGGGCTGGTTTCCCCGTCGTCGGGTACGATTTTTTTGGCCGGCCGTGACGCGACCCGAATCGCCCCGAGACACCGCGACGTCGCCTTGGTGCCCCAGCACGACGGGCTGTACCCGCACCTTTCGATCGGGCGGTCGATCGGCATGGCGATCCGCGACCGCGTCACCCGCAGTGAGCAGCGATTACGGATTCTTGATGCGGCACAGAAGGTGGGCTTGGAAGCGTACCTGGACCGGCTCCCCGAACAGCTGAGCGGCGGCCAACTGCGTCGCGCCGCGGTCGCCAAGGCAATCGCGCGACGGGCCGCGGTGAGGTTATTGGACGAACCCTTGTCGGCGATCGATGCGAACTTGCGGTTCCAAATCGAAAAGGACCTGGTGAGCTTGCACCATCAATCCTCCGGCGTCACGTTGCACGTAACGCATGACGGCGCCGAAGCGATGCGACTGGCAACGCGTGTGGCCGTCGTCGAAAACGGCAAGATCGCCCAGGTCGACACGCCGGATCGATTGCGTGCCAACCCCGCGACCCCCGGTGTGGCCGCCGCGCTCGGCCGATCCGAATTGATCACCGTGCCGGTGCGACGTGTTGACGACGCGTGGATCGGTGGGGATGGCCAACGCGTTTCAGGACCGGAGGCGCCGGTCGGTGCATCGGCAACGTTGGCGTACTTTGAAGAACACTTGGTGGACCAATCCGGCGATGCCGCCAGTGCCAGCTCCACACGTTGGCTCGATCGCCAGCGCAACGCGACCGTCGATCATGATCGCTTGCTCTGGTTCCTCCCGTAG
- a CDS encoding aldehyde dehydrogenase family protein: MITLQPLRWGKPYESMEIKDVVHFDTGEPIAKFGSVGGGIVARDMKQAHKARAALLKHSTDELIAMSKKAAELFETAELPVGDSMQSVDQFVHQQSASTGLPEHMCRSNLKKNSFVLSHIDEILDCLTRGLDLNILSKGFGEEGRGVIVSYQAQTPVLGAILPNNSPGVHTLWLPAIPLQIGLALKPGSQEPWTPYRMVSAFIQAGVPAEAFGLYPGGHDAGGAIMTKTPRSMIFGSAETVAQHAGNPRVQAHGPGWSKILIGDDVVDDWELYLDVMVESVLSNSGRSCINCSGIWASRHTREIAAAIAKRIGPVDVLPPIDDNAQLAAFTVPAMATGTHAMVQQDLSESGVTDMTAEYGDKLIEREHCAYLRPMVVHADSPDRGVAMKEYMFPFVSVVECPQAEMLRRIGPTLVGTVLTRDPELVAAAGACVDIDRVNFGPIPTNRLNWLQPHEGNIIDFLFRSRAYQVADLPVAANA; encoded by the coding sequence ATGATCACATTACAGCCGCTTCGCTGGGGCAAGCCCTACGAGTCGATGGAAATTAAAGACGTCGTGCACTTTGATACCGGCGAGCCGATTGCGAAGTTCGGCAGCGTCGGCGGCGGCATCGTTGCCCGCGACATGAAGCAGGCCCACAAGGCTCGCGCGGCGCTGCTGAAACATTCCACCGACGAATTGATCGCGATGTCAAAGAAGGCGGCTGAGTTGTTCGAGACCGCAGAGTTGCCCGTCGGCGACTCGATGCAATCGGTCGATCAGTTTGTGCACCAGCAATCGGCCAGCACCGGGTTGCCCGAGCACATGTGTCGATCGAATTTGAAAAAGAACAGCTTCGTCCTCAGTCACATCGACGAGATCCTGGATTGCCTGACCCGCGGTTTGGACCTGAACATCCTGAGCAAGGGGTTCGGTGAAGAAGGCCGCGGCGTGATCGTCAGTTACCAGGCCCAAACGCCCGTCCTGGGAGCGATCCTGCCGAACAATTCACCGGGCGTTCACACGCTTTGGTTGCCCGCGATCCCGCTGCAAATCGGGCTCGCACTGAAACCGGGGTCCCAGGAGCCTTGGACGCCCTACCGAATGGTGTCGGCATTTATCCAAGCCGGCGTTCCGGCCGAGGCGTTCGGATTGTATCCGGGCGGCCACGATGCCGGTGGTGCGATCATGACCAAGACGCCGCGGAGCATGATTTTTGGCAGCGCCGAAACGGTCGCCCAACATGCCGGCAATCCTCGCGTGCAGGCCCACGGACCGGGTTGGTCCAAGATCCTGATCGGCGATGACGTGGTCGACGATTGGGAACTGTATCTGGACGTGATGGTCGAAAGCGTGCTCAGCAACTCGGGGCGGTCGTGCATCAATTGCAGCGGTATTTGGGCCAGCCGGCACACCCGCGAGATTGCCGCAGCGATCGCCAAGCGGATCGGACCGGTCGACGTGCTGCCGCCGATCGATGACAACGCCCAACTGGCGGCCTTCACCGTTCCCGCGATGGCGACCGGAACCCATGCGATGGTCCAGCAAGACTTGTCCGAAAGCGGTGTGACGGACATGACCGCCGAGTACGGGGACAAATTGATCGAGCGCGAGCACTGTGCCTACTTGCGGCCGATGGTCGTCCATGCCGATTCGCCCGACCGCGGTGTGGCGATGAAAGAATACATGTTCCCGTTTGTCAGCGTGGTGGAGTGCCCGCAAGCCGAGATGCTGCGACGCATCGGCCCGACCCTTGTCGGCACCGTGCTGACCCGCGACCCCGAGCTGGTCGCCGCGGCCGGGGCGTGTGTGGACATCGATCGCGTCAACTTCGGCCCGATTCCGACGAATCGTTTGAACTGGTTGCAACCGCACGAAGGAAACATCATCGATTTCCTGTTCCGCTCGCGCGCCTACCAAGTCGCCGATCTGCCCGTCGCCGCAAACGCATAG